In the genome of Etheostoma cragini isolate CJK2018 chromosome 5, CSU_Ecrag_1.0, whole genome shotgun sequence, the window ATCTGAAACACAAAAGCTATTACCATAGTGCTAAAATCAACAACACCATTGTGCATGCTGCAAGAGAATTTGACATTTATAAAACAGTGAAGCATCGGTTGACTGATAATCTAACTATAAATCAAGgaacctctgtgtgtgtgtgtgtgtgtgtggggtcttTACAATGATCCCGCATGTGCAAAAGATGTCACAGTGAGGCTATAGGCGGGAGCAGGCTGACTGAGGAGCAGCAGCGAGCCTACAGGCGGGTCATGTAGTGGGCCAGTGGGCTTCGCCACCATCGGTGTATGTGAACGGGAGGCAAATTGGGAAGCGCTTTGTCAGGTAAGGTAGAAAGGTGCCAAATAAATGCAGTATGCAGTGCAATCTACCATTCAACATCGGATGAGTTGTTTGAGTACGCTTCGAACGGGTACGCCACCAGACAACGCTGCAAGCAGCATCTTATAAGAGTAGTGTAAATGAGAGCGACgtcagtgtgtgtatggttgAGCGAGGAGGGCTAGCAAAGAAAgcgagaggaaaaagagatagAGACGATGTAAAGTGAGGTCTTCAAACAGAACAACAAGCTTCTCAAGCCACGGTTGCTTCATCTTTTGGCAATACATGTCGGGAAGGTGACGGCGGTTGCCAAGTTGTGGAAAAAACACTGGGAACCAAGCACTGTTTgcccgttccaaacaggcatgCGCTCTAAACGGACACCGCACTTGTCTTCCTGAAACCTAAATGCACAATACTCTGCCCTGAGAAGTAATAGGGATGGGGGAGCTAAGCTGTCGCCTTGGCTAAAAGCCTCAAAACAGGGGCTGGTTCTCAGTTAactaatgaatgaattaatgtaCTTAGCGACAACAACAATAAGATTGAATGgatttatgctttttttaaaaacgcCCTAAAGtttatgccattttttttttattattattaatactttgTCTTTAGGAACTCAAACAAATCTTCTGGAAAAGTTGCCTCTCAGGCTCACCAGGTGCAGGTGGTGTGTGGAAGGTGACCTCAGGGCTGTGGGGGCTGAACATGGTGTTCCTGCAGCTTCGGACCCTGAAGGAGTACAGGCTGTCAGGTTCCAGGTCACACACCACAGTGCTGGGACCATAAACCCTGTCTGTAGCCCTCCAGACCCCACTGTCCTCACCGTCCTCCTGGGACGGGGATTGGCTCGCGCCACCGAGTctggagaaataaaaaaggagtttATAGTCAAGTACTTTTACACttgcactatgttccacatttaaatattttttattagactcttcattgcactcatctctctacattgtttcggtttagagtatgtatatattagtgtttctatattagtgtgtatatattgttcgtttggttgtttgttttgaatgtgttagcacattgtgagcaactatgctccaaaagaagattcctcgtatgtgtctccatacctggtcaataaagctgattcagaTTTTTCCACAAACTAATAGCTCGTCTGTGGCTCTACACAGTGCTCCCGTTTTCTTGCCGTTGATTCTTTGTATGTTTGCACCCACCTGCGGTATTCAAGCACATGGTGATCTGTAGGTAGGTGGTCATCAGACAGTCTCCAGCAGATTGACGCCTCGTTATAGACTCTGCTGCTGGACAAGTCAATCAGAGGAGGGTCGGGAACTGGAGGagtaaaaacaaagaagcaaAACATAACCAGTTAGTAAAATGTTATGCAGAGACGTAAAACACCGTCAGAGGTCATGCTCTAATGAGTTGTAGTGAGTAAACAAGTGGACCGTTTTTCTGTTGTGTGACATGGACTAACATATTGTGTGTGATATGCAGCCAtcaaaattttattttaaaacagcacaaaatgcattttgctTTGCAAGTGTCAACACATATCGCACATGACAGAGGTTGATGCTTCAAAACTCGTCTGGTGATTAACATGATGAAACAGATGTAATGCATACAGGAATAAAAAATACCATTTAAATTGGGGGAATTCCAGTTAAATCTCCTTTCGTCTTAATCCTGCTTAGTATAGGGCTTCAGCTCAATAACTTGGGTTTAAGCAAATGCTGCAGTGTGAGTGAGGCAAAGATTAGATTTGTCAGGATCAGGACTATCCACTCAGGACAATGGACAAGACTGTCTTGCATAATGGAGCCTGTTAAGAGGTTTTCACATAGACTCCCTGCCAGGAAAAGCACTTCGAAAAAACACCCACACCCCCTCTCTCTTAGTCTCTCCCACTTTCACCTTCCCTTCTTCCATCTTTGTACCATGGCCACTTCCCTCTTCATCCATTCcacatcattgtattttttctccattcatctACATAACAGCCAACCTTCCATCCGTCCTCTGATTTATGTCAACATAATCAACTCCGTTAAATTTAATTACTGTTCTTAGCCCAAAGCTAATTTTCCCCCCAGAAATAGAATCATATTAATGAAATATATAGGTCACCGCCTATTTTGCTCTAAAATCAAGGcctttttttctacacacaTCCATTCTCCCTGTGACAATTCCCTTCTTCATCTCCTTTGTAATCTTTCCTCTGTCCAGTTCTTTATCTTTTGACATTCCTAATCACACTCTTTCCATAATTCCATTTGCTGACCAGTATCGCCACCGTTGCTGAGCTTTCTGGGCCTCCGAAATCACCGCTGACAAAGAGGACTTCATGTTTTcacagatgaacaaacagacaacacacaaacaaggacAGACAGGCGGTCAGCCATCCAACACAGCAGGCGGAAAGCAGTTTGAGTTTAGtgactttaaacaaaaacagaaaaacactcaTTGATCTAACAGGCTGCTGACAGACAGTGGGCAGCATGGCCAAATCACACTGCAGGGAACTGTTTTCTCTTGTGTCCATTTTCATTCCTATATGATTGGGAGACACACTGGACGTTCAACTCATCAGATCTTTAGGATGTTTGTGAACTAATGTGTTAAGTGCAAATGCCCTGTTGTAgtcaatttcaattaaataattgaacagCCTCCCAAGAAGTAGAGCATGGGGTCAAAATATGCAGTAGAGCCACAGCTGGGTTACATGGGAGAGCACAAACATGCCGTTATCCAAGAGGGGAAGATATGATTTTACGATTTTCTATGTTCAAGAGGACAAGACATACTCAAAGATAACATAACAGCTTTGCTGTCAGTACGGACATGTTTTAGAAAGCAACCCAGGTTTTCCtgtataataattaaattactgCAGTGTATAAATGCCTCTACAGCTTTTTTTCACTCTGAGCTCAGACTAAGAGCATCAGCAACTAAGCCGCTAAGATTAAAGACTCATCAATAGGACTGCCACCCAACTGCTGCATGCAGCACTTTCCTAAAAGGATTCAGCAGTAATTTGTTTAGGGtacaattgttttaaatgaaaaacccaCTTTCTCCAGAACAGGGATTACAGAAGAGTCTGGAGTATCACACTCATAAATATTCAGTCATTTGATATCAATTCAAGCTGAAAGCCTGAGATGAAGAGTGAATCAAATCTTTGATTAGGTTTTTCTCAGGGTAATGTTTAgccaaaaagaaaactgcacaATAGACTATGGGACTAGAAAATGATTTTGCGATTGGGAAAGCTACATTTAGTTCCACTTCAAAACATCTCTACatagtgttttcatttaattatgGTAGATGACAAGTTATATAGGAGGTTATGTCTGAAAATTGTTCACACAAActataaaacaaatgacaaaataaacgTTTTTGATATAATTTTGGTTAACACATTATTGGAAATATCTAAATAAGGAAACCGCATtacacagatgaaaaaaaaaatatatatatatataaacgtcacagattaaatcaaatgttctTCTTTCCCAGCCTTGAAAATGGCTGCCAAGTCTTAATGTTTTAAACAATCTCTGCACAGTGTAGTTCCTGGTGATGCAACTAGTTGCTGCATTTTATGTAATGTCACTAATTCCTTtattattttactcatttttctgGTGTGTCGCATGAATAGTTGCTGCTCCAACGACTGAACTGGCCAAAAAGGATGTTCAAAGACAAATACGCATGCAGAATTTTATTTCTTATAAAGTGTAGGCTTGCAATATAACCCATTTTATTCATCTGTAAGTGTCCATTGTCCTTTACAACCActagtttttaaaaagcatttccCTTATCAAACTATGAACTTCCCTGTAATTAGGTTAAATGATTATTCAACCGTTTCTTCTTTTAATGAGTACAGAAAGTGGTCAAGTTCTAGTCCACTGGTCCATGAGTCTGGACAGAACCAACCGTAGCCTCGGAGATAAATCTCACTTCACTGGTTTTAAACAAACTAACAGGCCTGCTCCAGTGTAGCAACAGAAAGCCCACAGCGACAAACTCACCAACAGTCACAGAAAAATGTCAGTTGTTTGGCTGCATCTACTTGAGGGATAATGGCTCTACAGCAAAAAGACCTCAGCTTTGTCTACGATGTCggcaatgtttttttgaatgctAAAGTCTGGAAGCACAGCAACCACTCAAATCTTTACTTTAGAGAGACCATCTTATGTACATAGAGCTCCTTTTTTCAGGATGCCCTAGCCACCAGGCAACTGTCTGGTGGCTAGGGCATGAAAGAACTGTCACAACTAACGGTCACTATCTGCTATAATGATTATAAATattgcttcccccccccccccagtcactgacacacactgttGTCAGGTTACACAGGAACTACACTGAAGGCATGTTGTGAAACAAGCCTCATGTCATGAACCATCACTCAGTCGTAATGAGTCTGCCTCAATCTCCAATCCTATCATTATGCATTTAAGGCAGGAATGTGAAAAGGTGGATCAAATAGAAACACCATACTATGCTTCTGTTAAGCCAAGTTGTAGTCTTTAAAAGCTCTTTGAGATTTGGCAGAAATATTTTTCCACACTCTGATGTGCTCTTGTTACAGAAAATTTTAGAAAAGCACAGCTCTTTAGTTtgtagtgaaaaaaaagagaaaataaataaagtcaccTGCATTTTGACAGTTTAGTGCTATGCTGCATTATGATCTGACACATGCATATTCCTGTTGGACAAGCATCAGTCCCCTCTTTGTTTCTATTGACTTTCATACTGTCTAACAATTTATCTTGAAATAGTATGAAATAATCCCTCAaattaattctttaaaaaaaaagaaatactgttaTGTCAGTTTAATGAAAGAAGTATGTGTCCTTTCAAAAATATGAATCccgatttttttttaacttagaattgatatcacgattctcttgCCACAATGTTTTtcctcacaaagtgtaatgatTATTGCACatatgaaccatgacaaaacaaatcgGCAGTACCGAACAgattttttggcacctatagcacattgcgcatcaccacgaGCCTGTAaacagaggcttcaatgaagagaagggagagcaatGCAGAGCTTAAACCGATTCAATACAGTCTaggaataaaacacacagaagacaGTAGTAGTgcttgtgatgcagtcggctcataaaattaaatgagaatccacgtcattaaaataaaaataaaaaaagtacaacatgAACATTCTTTTATAGAACAAGCCTTTGTAAACCAGCAGACCAGAAAATAAGCTTCACTGAGCAGTAAAATCCACTGTGTGTATCCAGGTTTGTACCAGTTTATCCCACagatgacctctgacctctaaGCACAGCCAAGACAAGCAGCTTATTCTGACCAtagtctgtttttaaaaaaagggactaGCTTATTTAGTTAAACCAACTTTTTTAAGTGGCAAACCTCTCTGCTATAAAGCGAGTTATGCCATGGTCTAGAGGACTCATGAACAAAGAACAGACCTCATTTTTATAGCTGAATTGAATCAGAAAATATCATTATGTTGTCTTGACAACTATTGGTTACTTTTTTCTGCCAATTATTGCAGCTTGTCCTTTAACAAGTTTCTGTGAGACAGTAGCTTTGTTTCCACCCACACGTTCtaatccaaattaagtgattaGAAATGAAGAATGCCTTATGGAAAGAGTCAAATTCGATGGAACTTTATGAATATTGACTCAAAAGGGAATTCGTTCGGTCTCAGAATTTTATCTAGATCGATATACGGCTTGTTCAATAAACGCTGATCGAAACGTTATTTaccgaataaataatgaatgcgattaagttttaggtcattttatggttgcaacccgccacaaaatgaaaaagttttagttaatttccgcccAGTGTTTCCGCTCTGTTTGCGCACATGGCAGATGTCAACAAAGACCAACGTAAGTTAACaaacgaggagacgagagactttctgaatttaatttttcCAGGAACTTGAAGAACACGGCCAACAAAGGTTACGACAAGCCACGGGATTCCTccagagtaaatggaaggcgcttCAACAGCGATGCACATCacgaagaaagaaaaggaaaaaaaaagttgtctcccagcggtgccggagggacaataaaaggcaagttgcatctgaATCATAATAGTAATGTGTTGAAAGCATCTTCTTATCgtagcttgatatgtcgctatcagctggcacatcaGCACTATAACTTGAACAATgatgatcatttgttggtagaaggcgcgatccattttgtctagaaaaactttgtttgcaaatgtttgcttgaatgttgtgcgattcagtgcaaaaatgaatggaaacaccttaaaatgtctaaaatcaatttgatatgcCAATTTGATCCCAAAACTACATGGgacatcattacacacaggtttttaattcgatttaaagccgttggatggaaacactttCCCTAGCTTTATTTGGTTGAGTTtattaccaaacttcagataatttgattgacaagtagACGGAAACTTAgctactgtttgtgtgtgtgtaagtactACAGTGGAACAATGTACCACAGGAGAACAAAGAACATCCAGgtttaaagtaaagtacaagacaaaaagttcaaaaatgGAAGCTTGTTTTGTAGAACACTGTCAGAGTGTCAGAATAATTGTTTCTCAGGAAATAAAATCTTGAAATATGTTGATCACTTATTTTTATCTCACACcatttaattgaaataaatgtgttttacctCCACCAAAGCACATCTCTTTGAGCAGAGTTTCTTCTCTAGATGTGTTCAGCACAAACTCATCAAAGCAGGGGTCAGACGCTGGGTGGAAGGTCCTCAGAGACTCCGTGGCCTTCTGGATTCTGAAAGCATACAAGGCAGATGTAGAACATGATTAAATCAATACAATTCATCAGAGGCTTATTTTTATTAGCCttaaaattacttttgtaagatcaaatgcagtaaaaaaaaaagaaaagaaaaaaaaaaacatacaaaataagacAGTTATTCACCCCAGACAAACTTTCTCGATCAGATATGTTCTACCATATTTAATCTTGTACTGTGAGTTTCTCAAGTGAAAAAGGATTGGAAACCAAGTCCTTGTCTACAGGAGAAAAGTGTCAAGGCCACAGGATCCTGCTCTTGAGAGTGAAAACCTTTCTTAATTATCCAAAGCTTCTAATGAAGATCAATTAGTCCGCTTAGCTCAGAAGACACAGCACTGTATGGACGCTGGAAATGTTTAAAGTGCAATCTGTGCACGTGGCTTTGTCTGTTCTGGACATTGATTGATGctcttaaaactaaaataaacagacCAAAACCCACTTGTGAAAGCCACTGGAAAACTGGAAGGCATCACTAATATGTATGTCTGCAACACAACATGAGTCATCACACACACTTCCGTCTGTGACCGTGGAGCTTGTCAAATAATCATGTTTGGCTTCTGTAATCTGTAGTACGTTTAGATCTGGCAATAATGACCAAACTGCTTATTATTAATTTGACAGATTACTGCAATTTACATCAAGGATTTTAGTGGTGAAGGCTGTGAATAGCCACTCCAGTCAGGCCTGGCCCAGCTTCCTGTTGTAATGTTGGAGGAACCCGTCAAGACACCAGAGAGATTACGTGCTCTGTCCGTTGTTTATATGTTTGTCTCTCATTTTATCTGTAATGTTAATTTCTCACTTCTACTATTCAGATTCCAATAACGTCTAAGTATATGTCAGTTAAGTGTTTTACAGATGTAGTACAATTTAGCGATTGTGTAAGGCCCCTGGAAATTTTGTTTATCAAGTATTATTGATTGGATAAGCAACaaaccagagaaaaaaaacaaacatcttttgttgttttctttaacctTCAAAAACTTAATGTGGAACCTGTCGATGTGGCCTGATCAGATTAGACTGGCAGTGATGGCAAAATAACTGTCCTCCTGAAATGTGGTTAAATTCTGATTGTTGCACAGAAGGTTGTAATGTCCCACTTCTttttactttgaagaaactacaaaCAGTGAGGAGAACAGACATCTCAtgtggaataaaaataaatagaaaagcaGCACACATTCCAAGGTCATGGCCCCATCACTCAGGGAAAGAAGTTGATTAAGAAAATCCATTTTCAGACTTTAATTGTTGGTTCATCTCGGTCATAAAGAAAGCAGGGTTTACCGTTAGCGTGATAAAACTTTAACTTTTCTGATTGAAATTAACCATTAACTGCTTGGCTTCATCATCCATATTACCAAACAACTGTATATTTGGGATGTAAAAATCCTCTGAAATAACCCATTACCAAAGTaccatttaattttttacctttattgaAGTTAAAATGTGAGCATCCCCCAGCTCTACTATACCTGATGTGTAGCTGCTTTGCAGTCTGTACAAAGCAGGACTGATCCGTCTCTTTCAGCACCTCCTGAGCGTAGCCAACTAGGCCACTGTTCTCCAGCATGCCCTGGTATTCCTCTACCTGggaaatataaattaaaaaaaaaaaaatttaaaatacaggcctttaaaattacatttattccAATTATTGAAACAGGTGGCTTTGTATTGAACAGCattctcagaaaaaaaatcctataaaATAAGCCATCTTTTCACACATAGTCAGACATAGGGAAATGATTAAGGACATACTCATACTTCACGTGTGGATTTATTTTACTACAGGTAATATGGTGAGTAAAGGAAGCATGCATGAAGAGGATACTGAAACTCAGTCCTGGTATTTCATACCTGAGCCTTAAGTTGGTCTAGGCGCCGGTTTCTAGACTGTTCGATGGACCTTAGCATCTCTGACTTCCTCTCCTGCAGAGTCTCAAACAGACGCTCAAAGTGCTCATTGGCTTGACGCTCTGCTAGCTGGCCATTTTCCTTTAAgaagatacatttttgttatcaaTTTGTACAAAGCAAATCAATTGTACTTACTCATATATTCCTCCCAAAATGCACACACTATAAGCATGTTTTCAGAAGGGCCAGAGCATAGTGTCAGACTATAACTTGACCATTATCCTTGTTTTCCAACTATTACAATAGTATTGAGGAAAGAGTGCGAGTACAGTTACAATTTGACTGTATTCAACTATGATTAATCCACAATATGATTGTTGTATTAAAACTCTTGTTTGAcagaagctgaaaaaaaaaaacagttaagtgTGTGAATATGCTGTAGTTCACCCCCATTTTTGGATTAATGGACCAAAAGTTCAAACCAAGAGAGCATCCCAAACATATCCGTCACATACACTCCTctttcaatacacacacacacacacacacacacacacacacttctctttcAAAATCCAACAAAAGGCGCAAATGAACACTACGCATTCAGGATCAGCATCAAAGTAAAAAGGGAACAAGCTCAGAGGCTGAAACCCAGACATGCAGGAGGGAAACTAGTAGGCAAATTCTGTTCCTTGTTTGTATGGTTTGCATAATGTTTGTTTAGTGACCTTCTTTTCTGTAAAGAGCAATTGTTCACCTCAACAGACTGCTTTTGTGAAAGCTacataaatatttgtattttgtaaaaaagacTAGACATAATTATCAACGATTCGAAGGGGATATATAAGAGTAGTGATTTTGGGAGTGGAGTGACAACAGGACCTGCAGCAGCATGAGTCAGCTCTCTCACCTCAGTCTGATTGATGAGCAGGTCAAGATCAGTAATCTGAGTCCTGACCTGGTCCTCTTTGCTGATGAGGTAATGGATACTCTTGGCCAGCTTCTCCTGTTGAGAGAGAAAAGATCAGCAGCATATACAGTGAGTTTCTTAAGGTCCTTAAACGCTGAAGCACACAGCGACACAGCACTGAGATGACAAGCTATAACTAACACAACCGAGGTTACGAGGGGATCTCTGCCGCCCTTAACACAACATACATGagttcattaaaatgttttccatttaaaaaaaggaatagagTGGGATTTACCAATGCATATTCCGTGCTCATATTCCCAAGCTCTGGCATGGGCCACAGCATCTTCCTCTCATCTTATATCACATTCACAACTGCAGCTGCTCTGGACATGTGCAGAGTGACCTGTTTGACCCTGTATGTGAGAGCCCGTTTCCATGGGTGCAGTGTGTCAAACAACATTCCCCATCGCAGTGACCTGCATTACCGTTCAAAGCAATTGAAACCCAAAGTATTTACTGGCTTACAAAGGATTCCGGGACTGTTCAGGACAGCCGACACATCTTCCAACAATTTGTTAAGACAATGCGTACAAAACCATGGGGAACAAAATGTCTCATTAAATATCAAGCACCATGGTGTTTGTGTCAACACAGACAAGCAGATTGAATTTCACACAGATTCTGCGTCGACTTTTGAACCACCTcgcacggggggggggggttatgccAACATGATTCAATTACTGTTCAATATATTTCACTtaaaattagggctgggcgatagaaaaaaatcacaatatgtttaacaaaataccttgatatcaatATCACAAATATTGTTGGgttgttttcacaaaatatcactTACACAATGAGAATTGACAAATAATCATAATGtggtaaaggcaaaaaaaaagatgagctAAAATAATCTgggaagttcagaaaatgacaactttactgtaattcagtgtttaaaaccaggaaaagaaaactcttatgtcatattacaatatcccaaATTTAAGACCATATCTAGCTGCATATGTCCTCATATTGCGCAGCCATACCTAAAACATATTGAGTTAAAGGTTTGATGTTAGTTTGTTCTGCGTTGTGCTATCCTAGCAACAAGATAGTTCTAAAACAATCTCCACATAAGCCAAAGCAAACACTGAAACTGATTGAAATTGATTCTACTGAATGGGAAAAATCTGACAGCCACATGTGAGACCAATTACTTTTAACCCAGTTAACCAGCCTGAGTTTCAGTTTCATCAAGAAGGGGGAGACGGATATCTAGGGCATAGTGCCTGCCAGCACAGGTACAGGCCGAACATTAATTCAGGGATCAGTCAGTGGGCAGCATAGcacaaccaaaaaaagaaaaatactctcaatgttttatatttttgctaTGACCCAACACAAATTCCACTAAATGAGAGGATGTAACTCAACAAAAGGCCTTTACGCCATTTCACGTTATTTTCTGTAGCTCTAGTGACACTAGGCTGAACTTTTGAAAATCAATATGTACTGAATGGGAGGAGATAGAGATATCTATCAGTGCCTGCTCCACCAGACTAGCAAACCGCTTTTTCCACCAGGCTACCAGGAAACTGAAGTTGtagtttcttctttttatacAAAGCATCTTTTTGCACAAAAACTCTCGACACTgaagttgctgctgttgcacaTCTTAAAGCACATCATCATTCTTGCAGTTTACTGTCTCAGTGTTAAAAATGTCCCTGTTGAGcacttttgtttatgtttgtttgccAATctgttgtgcatttgttttgtcttcgTCACCGTGggggatgtaaaaaaaaacgtgtatATACGTCATTACAAGTTCCACGGCTGCTTAGCTCGGCCACGACTCCATTTCAAGCATTTATTAACAGTGGCGTTATGATCGAGCTCAGTTTAATCCTCGTTATAATAAGACAGTATTATGTTACACTCTAATTGACTGGTCACAGACGGCAACTAAACAAATCCAGTGTTTACAACTGACACCTCCAACACAAGTGGCCgacctctctcttttttttttaacgagtTAAAGTGTCTGAATGTGGTACCTTGAGGATCTTGTAGGCACTGCTCATGGAGGTGACTTTGTGGTTGGCGTGGGAACCTCCCAGCTTGCAGAGGTGGCACACGGGTCGTCTGCAGACCTCACAGTACATGTTCACCTTCTCCATCTCGTGCTCTGGACACATGAGCACCTGCCATATTTTACAGGACAAGTTAAAAATCACAGACACAATACATATGTGCGttaactgaatttaaaaaaaaaaaaaaatctacagtaATCAAAAAAACTGGCTGAAGTGAAAGAGGAAGATGGcagacacttaaaaaaaaagctcccTCTGAGCCATTTCCTGAAGTGTCTTAAATTAGAATTGAAATCAGTCCTTTTACACTCAAGATCAGAATATTTTAGCCATATGATCAACAAAAGGGACAGCACAGAACAATGCAATATATTGACATAGCTAGCAAAGATTCCAACAAGGCTTCACATATTGAAAGTATTTAAGATCTCAAAATTAGATTGTTGTATTTCCAATCAATTCAGCTGTCACAGGGCCTCCACACAGATTATTGTAATATATATCAGATTATGTCAAAGTGGGACCATTTACATGAATATCTGTATTGTATGATTTAAGCTATTAAGAGGCCTAATCAGACGGCCAACTACCACAAACGAGAGCCCTTCTTGGTCAGTAGTAAGGAAAGCCAGATCGTGAAAGATTTCCCGCAAAACTCTTcctaaacatttaacatttaaagccTGAGCAGACAAACCTATCCATggtaatgtttattttttactcgTGTGACAACTTATCTCCTGGAAGATGGTCATAGTCCAACTGAATGAAAATCTTGTTTGGGTGTCTTTAGGAAATAACagataagagaaaaacaaagcctTCACAAGGCAGTGACAGACAATACTTGCCTTGGGCCTAAAATTTGTGGTGGGACCGACGTACTCGTGCTGAGCTTTGGGTGTACCCCAGGGGTGGTGCAGCTTGAAGCACTCGTTACAGTAGCTAGCCTTGCAGTCCATACAGCTCTTTGTAGCCTCCTGCTGCTGTGGAGGCTTACAAATGTTACACATGATCGCGACGGCTGCGCGGGCGGCTTGGCGGTAGCGCTCAACGATGTTCTCCAGAGTGAAGTTACGGAACAACATGCTGATGCCGCGCTCACCAAGGTCGATGTCATGCTGGCAGCCCGGGCATGGGATGGTGGTGACCCGAGGAGTCACAGAACCTCTGCGCCATCCCGGGGACGAGATGGAGCCTGGAGGAGAGCGAAGACGGACAAGTTAGAAAAGATCCCGCGCAATATAGATTCATAGCTTTGGGTCATCCAGTTTCAAATCTTGTCTGAGGCCCTATTCTGAATTGTAAACAACAATGTCCTTTCACTTCCA includes:
- the trim36 gene encoding E3 ubiquitin-protein ligase TRIM36 isoform X7 encodes the protein MSDSEDMTEFASIVERIERGEVPIKNIERELICPICKELFTHPLILPCQHSVCHKCVRELLMLNHEDSFDASSECSLPGSPRSRVPSPSMERLDRLVRSGSISSPGWRRGSVTPRVTTIPCPGCQHDIDLGERGISMLFRNFTLENIVERYRQAARAAVAIMCNICKPPQQQEATKSCMDCKASYCNECFKLHHPWGTPKAQHEYVGPTTNFRPKVLMCPEHEMEKVNMYCEVCRRPVCHLCKLGGSHANHKVTSMSSAYKILKEKLAKSIHYLISKEDQVRTQITDLDLLINQTEENGQLAERQANEHFERLFETLQERKSEMLRSIEQSRNRRLDQLKAQVEEYQGMLENSGLVGYAQEVLKETDQSCFVQTAKQLHIRIQKATESLRTFHPASDPCFDEFVLNTSREETLLKEMCFGGVPDPPLIDLSSSRVYNEASICWRLSDDHLPTDHHVLEYRRLGGASQSPSQEDGEDSGVWRATDRVYGPSTVVCDLEPDSLYSFRVRSCRNTMFSPHSPEVTFHTPPAPAFGFLFSDKCGFSTERLVLNKRRDTVESVASMAFLLAAERVQTGSYIGLDYIIGDMGISQGRHYWAFKVEPYSYMVKVGVASDSKLLEWFHNPRDTSSPRYDHDSGHDSGSEEACYELSQPFILLTVGMGKLFIPKTSSSSSASTVTASSGDPGNRVLPMPQRLGVCLDYDECRVYFYDADTMRCLYERQVDCSGTMYPAFGLMGSGKVQLEEFITAKRLTF
- the trim36 gene encoding E3 ubiquitin-protein ligase TRIM36 isoform X3, with the translated sequence MSEMRRSSTLAVPIKNIERELICPICKELFTHPLILPCQHSVCHKCVRELLMLNHEDSFDASSECSLPGSPRSRVPSPSMERLDRLVRSGGSRATVRRSFGGRGRRGLRVLSSCSSSISSPGWRRGSVTPRVTTIPCPGCQHDIDLGERGISMLFRNFTLENIVERYRQAARAAVAIMCNICKPPQQQEATKSCMDCKASYCNECFKLHHPWGTPKAQHEYVGPTTNFRPKVLMCPEHEMEKVNMYCEVCRRPVCHLCKLGGSHANHKVTSMSSAYKILKEKLAKSIHYLISKEDQVRTQITDLDLLINQTEENGQLAERQANEHFERLFETLQERKSEMLRSIEQSRNRRLDQLKAQVEEYQGMLENSGLVGYAQEVLKETDQSCFVQTAKQLHIRIQKATESLRTFHPASDPCFDEFVLNTSREETLLKEMCFGGVPDPPLIDLSSSRVYNEASICWRLSDDHLPTDHHVLEYRRLGGASQSPSQEDGEDSGVWRATDRVYGPSTVVCDLEPDSLYSFRVRSCRNTMFSPHSPEVTFHTPPAPAFGFLFSDKCGFSTERLVLNKRRDTVESVASMAFLLAAERVQTGSYIGLDYIIGDMGISQGRHYWAFKVEPYSYMVKVGVASDSKLLEWFHNPRDTSSPRYDHDSGHDSGSEEACYELSQPFILLTVGMGKLFIPKTSSSSSASTVTASSGDPGNRVLPMPQRLGVCLDYDECRVYFYDADTMRCLYERQVDCSGTMYPAFGLMGSGKVQLEEFITAKRLTF
- the trim36 gene encoding E3 ubiquitin-protein ligase TRIM36 isoform X8; protein product: MSEMRRSSTLAVPIKNIERELICPICKELFTHPLILPCQHSVCHKCVRELLMLNHEDSFDASSECSLPGSPRSRVPSPSMERLDRLVRSGGSRGSISSPGWRRGSVTPRVTTIPCPGCQHDIDLGERGISMLFRNFTLENIVERYRQAARAAVAIMCNICKPPQQQEATKSCMDCKASYCNECFKLHHPWGTPKAQHEYVGPTTNFRPKVLMCPEHEMEKVNMYCEVCRRPVCHLCKLGGSHANHKVTSMSSAYKILKEKLAKSIHYLISKEDQVRTQITDLDLLINQTEENGQLAERQANEHFERLFETLQERKSEMLRSIEQSRNRRLDQLKAQVEEYQGMLENSGLVGYAQEVLKETDQSCFVQTAKQLHIRIQKATESLRTFHPASDPCFDEFVLNTSREETLLKEMCFGGVPDPPLIDLSSSRVYNEASICWRLSDDHLPTDHHVLEYRRLGGASQSPSQEDGEDSGVWRATDRVYGPSTVVCDLEPDSLYSFRVRSCRNTMFSPHSPEVTFHTPPAPAFGFLFSDKCGFSTERLVLNKRRDTVESVASMAFLLAAERVQTGSYIGLDYIIGDMGISQGRHYWAFKVEPYSYMVKVGVASDSKLLEWFHNPRDTSSPRYDHDSGHDSGSEEACYELSQPFILLTVGMGKLFIPKTSSSSSASTVTASSGDPGNRVLPMPQRLGVCLDYDECRVYFYDADTMRCLYERQVDCSGTMYPAFGLMGSGKVQLEEFITAKRLTF